In Prunus dulcis chromosome 2, ALMONDv2, whole genome shotgun sequence, a single genomic region encodes these proteins:
- the LOC117617505 gene encoding DUF724 domain-containing protein 3-like isoform X7: protein MVVKRSEAHLSKDSKVEVCSNEEGYRGAWFPAIILDPQPSDLSAKKKRKSLGNSSKALVQYETLVFDDDPKKPLTELVDVGSIRPVPPPDNPDQPFEPADVVDSFYQEAWWVGVVMRFKDDNYTVGFKNPPDLLELRRSELRPHWDFLDGVWIRARKERIEETIFSHGTAVEINLNEGNLLYAWFPAIYLGELGVNSFLLQYKSSNNRDVKVVVNGHQIRPQPPKSGKRDFNLMEMVDAFYDMGWWVGEITQILTEEKYMVRSKFTKQVKECSPSELRPHVEWTERGWITKINGTWVDCYKEAHFSVDYEVQSKRACESFRSSEVAKALESSGATKDNNEEKTACSRISWKNQLEHLSPCIDKSPYGKTKKKLKINQKPNDDATILCLSKNPEDFLSFTPSFSRRTPAKTSKREAPVRKGAKTEQQQVGEPDNQEIISYKHKVKKGSEIENADEEDVEDEYGLDNIESSGIRSDSELTGGSHAGTSCLLPVEEVEWNEDGVSSEIKGKGKLPEYLVEHRKDPATDHTNDIFELPVITMWDLTGEKLSGTGVVAQVELTKTQVVNDNGSEETMRETETLDSTMDYLTKEVQVTVTGVSATASAHDQPLSLYVDEMHSIKAKECSSNPAGTAKQQNEVEQQDSPHSPFVRSSPFWKSIESMEVFKRFPQRPHFHPLMKCKAVCREGSALGNMITFASLVEKTSKLQVGDPRDLFDSNLEALVDLEMLGFDVTAVRHRLKELIEMKVKLGQLENQSKEVDIQITECTFDRARNNETISQIDKEIKDLKEKRGTLMSIDVAKGSEISKLQSEANAITEGIQSIHRDFEKLAAAAW from the exons ATGGTGGTGAAGCGGAGCGAAGCGCATTTGAGCAAGGATTCAAAGGTGGAAGTTTGCAGCAACGAAGAGGGTTATAGAGGTGCATGGTTCCCTGCCATAATCCTTGACCCACAACCCTCAGATCTCTCAgcgaagaagaaaaggaagagcCTTGGCAACTCAAGCAAGGCTCTGGTGCAGTACGAGACTCTGGTCTTCGACGATGACCCAAAAAAGCCACTCACTGAGCTCGTTGACGTGGGCTCCATCCGGCCCGTGCCTCCTCCTGACAATCCTGACCAGCCCTTCGAGCCCGCAGACGTCGTAGACTCCTTTTACCAAGAAGCTTGGTGGGTAGGGGTTGTGATGAGGTTTAAGGATGACAACTATACGGTGGGTTTCAAAAACCCACCTGATCTGCTTGAGTTAAGGCGCTCTGAGCTGCGGCCTCATTGGGATTTTCTGGACGGCGTATGGATTCGAGCCCGGAAGGAG AGGATAGAGGAGACAATTTTCAGCCATGGGACAGCAGTGGAAATAAATCTCAACGAAGGCAATCTATTGTATGCTTGGTTCCCAGCAATTTATCTTGGTGAACTAGGGGTTAACTCTTTCTTGCTTCAATATAAGAGCTCAAACAACCGTGATGTTAAAGTGGTTGTAAATGGCCATCAGATTCGGCCTCAGCCTCCGAAGTCTGGCAAAAGAGATTTTAACTTGATGGAAATGGTGGATGCATTCTATGATATGGGTTGGTGGGTCGGAGAGATTACACAAATTCTTACAGAAGAAAAGTATATGGTCCgttcaaaattcacaaagcaGGTAAAGGAATGCAGTCCTTCAGAATTGAGGCCTCATGTGGAATGGACGGAGAGAGGATGGATTACAAAGATCAATGGAACATGGGTTGATTGCTATAAG GAAGCTCACTTTAGTGTGGATTATGAAGTACAATCAAAGCGTGCATGCGAGAGTTTCAGAAGCTCCGAGGTCGCTAAAGCACTTGAAAGTTCAGGTGCTACCAAGGAtaataatgaagaaaaaacagCTTGTTCAAGGATTTCATGGAAGAATCAGTTGGAGCACTTGAGTCCTTGCATTGATAAATCACCATATGGAAAgaccaaaaagaaactaaaaattaatcaGAAACCCAATGATGATGCAACAATTCTATGTCTTTCCAAGAATCCAGAAGACTTCTTATCTTTTACACCATCATTTTCAAGGAGAACGCCAGCTAAAACATCAAAAAGAGAAGCGCCAGTTAGAAAGGGTGCG AAGACTGAGCAACAACAGGTTGGAGAACCGGACAATCAAGAAATCATTTCTTATAAACATAAAG TCAAGAAGGGCAGTGAAATCGAAAAtgctgatgaagaagatgttGAAGATGAGTATGGACTGGACAACATTGAATCTTCTGGTATAAGGTCAGATTCTGAGCTAACAGGGGGATCTCATGCTGGAACATCATGTCTGCTCCCTGTAGAG GAGGTTGAATGGAATGAAGATGGGGTGAGCAGTGAAATAAAAGGGAAGGGAAAACTGCCTGAATATCTTGTTGAACACCGAAAAGATCCAGCAACAG ATCATACGAATGATATATTTGAATTGCCTGTAATAACAATGTGGGATTTGACAG GCGAGAAGCTTAGTGGAACTGGAGTTGTTGCTCAAGTTGAATTGACTAAGACTCAAGTTGTCAATGATAATG GTTCTGAAGAAACAATGAGAGAGACAGAAACTCTGGATTCCACAATGGATTACTTGACAAAAGAAGTTCAGGTGACCGTGACTGGAGTATCTGCAACAGCGTCTGCCCATGATCAACCTTTATCACTGTATGTAGATGAAATGCATTCTATAAAAGCCAAAGAGTGCTCAA GTAACCCTGCTGGGACTGCCAAGCAACAAAATGAGGTTGAGCAACAAGACAGTCCACATTCGCCTTTTGTGAGAAGTTCTCCATTTTGGAAAAGTATTGAATCCATGGAAGTATTCAAAAGATTTCCGCAAAGGCCACATTTTCATCCTCTGATGAAGTGTAAAGCGGTTTGTCGCGAAGGATCCGCTCTTGGAAATATGATAACCTTTGCCTCTTTGGTGGAGAAGACTTCCAAGTTGCAAGTTGGCGATCCTAGAGACTTATTTGATAGCAATTTGGAGGCACTAGTTGACTTGGAAATGTTGGGATTTGATGTCACGGCAGTACGGCATCGACTGAAGGAATTGATTGAAATGAAAGTTAAGTTGGGTCAGCTTGAGAACCAATCAAAAGAAGTTGACATTCAGATCACGGAGTGTACTTTTGACAGAGCCAGAAACAATGAAACAATCAGTCAGATTGATAAGGAGATCAAGGACTTGAAGGAAAAACGGGGGACCCTGATGTCAATCGATGTGGCCAAAGGTTCTGAAATTAGCAAGCTGCAATCAGAAGCAAATGCTATCACTGAAGGCATTCAGAGCATCCATCGTGATTTTGAGAAATTAGCTGCTGCAGCATGGTGA
- the LOC117617505 gene encoding DUF724 domain-containing protein 3-like isoform X4: MVVKRSEAHLSKDSKVEVCSNEEGYRGAWFPAIILDPQPSDLSAKKKRKSLGNSSKALVQYETLVFDDDPKKPLTELVDVGSIRPVPPPDNPDQPFEPADVVDSFYQEAWWVGVVMRFKDDNYTVGFKNPPDLLELRRSELRPHWDFLDGVWIRARKERIEETIFSHGTAVEINLNEGNLLYAWFPAIYLGELGVNSFLLQYKSSNNRDVKVVVNGHQIRPQPPKSGKRDFNLMEMVDAFYDMGWWVGEITQILTEEKYMVRSKFTKQVKECSPSELRPHVEWTERGWITKINGTWVDCYKEAHFSVDYEVQSKRACESFRSSEVAKALESSGATKDNNEEKTACSRISWKNQLEHLSPCIDKSPYGKTKKKLKINQKPNDDATILCLSKNPEDFLSFTPSFSRRTPAKTSKREAPVRKGAKTEQQQVGEPDNQEIISYKHKVKKGSEIENADEEDVEDEYGLDNIESSGIRSDSELTGGSHAGTSCLLPVEEVEWNEDGVSSEIKGKGKLPEYLVEHRKDPATGEKLSGTGVVAQVELTKTQVVNDNDARRVEAEAEDTAMDIEKIIEGLSNPAGFSSQQNEVRGRQVETGVTGSEETMRETETLDSTMDYLTKEVQVTVTGVSATASAHDQPLSLYVDEMHSIKAKECSSNPAGTAKQQNEVEQQDSPHSPFVRSSPFWKSIESMEVFKRFPQRPHFHPLMKCKAVCREGSALGNMITFASLVEKTSKLQVGDPRDLFDSNLEALVDLEMLGFDVTAVRHRLKELIEMKVKLGQLENQSKEVDIQITECTFDRARNNETISQIDKEIKDLKEKRGTLMSIDVAKGSEISKLQSEANAITEGIQSIHRDFEKLAAAAW, from the exons ATGGTGGTGAAGCGGAGCGAAGCGCATTTGAGCAAGGATTCAAAGGTGGAAGTTTGCAGCAACGAAGAGGGTTATAGAGGTGCATGGTTCCCTGCCATAATCCTTGACCCACAACCCTCAGATCTCTCAgcgaagaagaaaaggaagagcCTTGGCAACTCAAGCAAGGCTCTGGTGCAGTACGAGACTCTGGTCTTCGACGATGACCCAAAAAAGCCACTCACTGAGCTCGTTGACGTGGGCTCCATCCGGCCCGTGCCTCCTCCTGACAATCCTGACCAGCCCTTCGAGCCCGCAGACGTCGTAGACTCCTTTTACCAAGAAGCTTGGTGGGTAGGGGTTGTGATGAGGTTTAAGGATGACAACTATACGGTGGGTTTCAAAAACCCACCTGATCTGCTTGAGTTAAGGCGCTCTGAGCTGCGGCCTCATTGGGATTTTCTGGACGGCGTATGGATTCGAGCCCGGAAGGAG AGGATAGAGGAGACAATTTTCAGCCATGGGACAGCAGTGGAAATAAATCTCAACGAAGGCAATCTATTGTATGCTTGGTTCCCAGCAATTTATCTTGGTGAACTAGGGGTTAACTCTTTCTTGCTTCAATATAAGAGCTCAAACAACCGTGATGTTAAAGTGGTTGTAAATGGCCATCAGATTCGGCCTCAGCCTCCGAAGTCTGGCAAAAGAGATTTTAACTTGATGGAAATGGTGGATGCATTCTATGATATGGGTTGGTGGGTCGGAGAGATTACACAAATTCTTACAGAAGAAAAGTATATGGTCCgttcaaaattcacaaagcaGGTAAAGGAATGCAGTCCTTCAGAATTGAGGCCTCATGTGGAATGGACGGAGAGAGGATGGATTACAAAGATCAATGGAACATGGGTTGATTGCTATAAG GAAGCTCACTTTAGTGTGGATTATGAAGTACAATCAAAGCGTGCATGCGAGAGTTTCAGAAGCTCCGAGGTCGCTAAAGCACTTGAAAGTTCAGGTGCTACCAAGGAtaataatgaagaaaaaacagCTTGTTCAAGGATTTCATGGAAGAATCAGTTGGAGCACTTGAGTCCTTGCATTGATAAATCACCATATGGAAAgaccaaaaagaaactaaaaattaatcaGAAACCCAATGATGATGCAACAATTCTATGTCTTTCCAAGAATCCAGAAGACTTCTTATCTTTTACACCATCATTTTCAAGGAGAACGCCAGCTAAAACATCAAAAAGAGAAGCGCCAGTTAGAAAGGGTGCG AAGACTGAGCAACAACAGGTTGGAGAACCGGACAATCAAGAAATCATTTCTTATAAACATAAAG TCAAGAAGGGCAGTGAAATCGAAAAtgctgatgaagaagatgttGAAGATGAGTATGGACTGGACAACATTGAATCTTCTGGTATAAGGTCAGATTCTGAGCTAACAGGGGGATCTCATGCTGGAACATCATGTCTGCTCCCTGTAGAG GAGGTTGAATGGAATGAAGATGGGGTGAGCAGTGAAATAAAAGGGAAGGGAAAACTGCCTGAATATCTTGTTGAACACCGAAAAGATCCAGCAACAG GCGAGAAGCTTAGTGGAACTGGAGTTGTTGCTCAAGTTGAATTGACTAAGACTCAAGTTGTCAATGATAATG ATGCAAGGAGGGTGGAAGCAGAAGCTGAAGATACTGCAATGgatattgagaaaataatagaGGGCTTAA GTAATCCTGCAGGGTTTTCCAGCCAACAAAATGAGGTCAGAGGAAGACAGGTTGAAACTGGTGTAACAG GTTCTGAAGAAACAATGAGAGAGACAGAAACTCTGGATTCCACAATGGATTACTTGACAAAAGAAGTTCAGGTGACCGTGACTGGAGTATCTGCAACAGCGTCTGCCCATGATCAACCTTTATCACTGTATGTAGATGAAATGCATTCTATAAAAGCCAAAGAGTGCTCAA GTAACCCTGCTGGGACTGCCAAGCAACAAAATGAGGTTGAGCAACAAGACAGTCCACATTCGCCTTTTGTGAGAAGTTCTCCATTTTGGAAAAGTATTGAATCCATGGAAGTATTCAAAAGATTTCCGCAAAGGCCACATTTTCATCCTCTGATGAAGTGTAAAGCGGTTTGTCGCGAAGGATCCGCTCTTGGAAATATGATAACCTTTGCCTCTTTGGTGGAGAAGACTTCCAAGTTGCAAGTTGGCGATCCTAGAGACTTATTTGATAGCAATTTGGAGGCACTAGTTGACTTGGAAATGTTGGGATTTGATGTCACGGCAGTACGGCATCGACTGAAGGAATTGATTGAAATGAAAGTTAAGTTGGGTCAGCTTGAGAACCAATCAAAAGAAGTTGACATTCAGATCACGGAGTGTACTTTTGACAGAGCCAGAAACAATGAAACAATCAGTCAGATTGATAAGGAGATCAAGGACTTGAAGGAAAAACGGGGGACCCTGATGTCAATCGATGTGGCCAAAGGTTCTGAAATTAGCAAGCTGCAATCAGAAGCAAATGCTATCACTGAAGGCATTCAGAGCATCCATCGTGATTTTGAGAAATTAGCTGCTGCAGCATGGTGA
- the LOC117617505 gene encoding DUF724 domain-containing protein 3-like isoform X5, with amino-acid sequence MVVKRSEAHLSKDSKVEVCSNEEGYRGAWFPAIILDPQPSDLSAKKKRKSLGNSSKALVQYETLVFDDDPKKPLTELVDVGSIRPVPPPDNPDQPFEPADVVDSFYQEAWWVGVVMRFKDDNYTVGFKNPPDLLELRRSELRPHWDFLDGVWIRARKERIEETIFSHGTAVEINLNEGNLLYAWFPAIYLGELGVNSFLLQYKSSNNRDVKVVVNGHQIRPQPPKSGKRDFNLMEMVDAFYDMGWWVGEITQILTEEKYMVRSKFTKQVKECSPSELRPHVEWTERGWITKINGTWVDCYKEAHFSVDYEVQSKRACESFRSSEVAKALESSGATKDNNEEKTACSRISWKNQLEHLSPCIDKSPYGKTKKKLKINQKPNDDATILCLSKNPEDFLSFTPSFSRRTPAKTSKREAPVRKGAKTEQQQVGEPDNQEIISYKHKVKKGSEIENADEEDVEDEYGLDNIESSGIRSDSELTGGSHAGTSCLLPVEEVEWNEDGVSSEIKGKGKLPEYLVEHRKDPATDHTNDIFELPVITMWDLTGEKLSGTGVVAQVELTKTQVVNDNGNPAGFSSQQNEVRGRQVETGVTGSEETMRETETLDSTMDYLTKEVQVTVTGVSATASAHDQPLSLYVDEMHSIKAKECSSNPAGTAKQQNEVEQQDSPHSPFVRSSPFWKSIESMEVFKRFPQRPHFHPLMKCKAVCREGSALGNMITFASLVEKTSKLQVGDPRDLFDSNLEALVDLEMLGFDVTAVRHRLKELIEMKVKLGQLENQSKEVDIQITECTFDRARNNETISQIDKEIKDLKEKRGTLMSIDVAKGSEISKLQSEANAITEGIQSIHRDFEKLAAAAW; translated from the exons ATGGTGGTGAAGCGGAGCGAAGCGCATTTGAGCAAGGATTCAAAGGTGGAAGTTTGCAGCAACGAAGAGGGTTATAGAGGTGCATGGTTCCCTGCCATAATCCTTGACCCACAACCCTCAGATCTCTCAgcgaagaagaaaaggaagagcCTTGGCAACTCAAGCAAGGCTCTGGTGCAGTACGAGACTCTGGTCTTCGACGATGACCCAAAAAAGCCACTCACTGAGCTCGTTGACGTGGGCTCCATCCGGCCCGTGCCTCCTCCTGACAATCCTGACCAGCCCTTCGAGCCCGCAGACGTCGTAGACTCCTTTTACCAAGAAGCTTGGTGGGTAGGGGTTGTGATGAGGTTTAAGGATGACAACTATACGGTGGGTTTCAAAAACCCACCTGATCTGCTTGAGTTAAGGCGCTCTGAGCTGCGGCCTCATTGGGATTTTCTGGACGGCGTATGGATTCGAGCCCGGAAGGAG AGGATAGAGGAGACAATTTTCAGCCATGGGACAGCAGTGGAAATAAATCTCAACGAAGGCAATCTATTGTATGCTTGGTTCCCAGCAATTTATCTTGGTGAACTAGGGGTTAACTCTTTCTTGCTTCAATATAAGAGCTCAAACAACCGTGATGTTAAAGTGGTTGTAAATGGCCATCAGATTCGGCCTCAGCCTCCGAAGTCTGGCAAAAGAGATTTTAACTTGATGGAAATGGTGGATGCATTCTATGATATGGGTTGGTGGGTCGGAGAGATTACACAAATTCTTACAGAAGAAAAGTATATGGTCCgttcaaaattcacaaagcaGGTAAAGGAATGCAGTCCTTCAGAATTGAGGCCTCATGTGGAATGGACGGAGAGAGGATGGATTACAAAGATCAATGGAACATGGGTTGATTGCTATAAG GAAGCTCACTTTAGTGTGGATTATGAAGTACAATCAAAGCGTGCATGCGAGAGTTTCAGAAGCTCCGAGGTCGCTAAAGCACTTGAAAGTTCAGGTGCTACCAAGGAtaataatgaagaaaaaacagCTTGTTCAAGGATTTCATGGAAGAATCAGTTGGAGCACTTGAGTCCTTGCATTGATAAATCACCATATGGAAAgaccaaaaagaaactaaaaattaatcaGAAACCCAATGATGATGCAACAATTCTATGTCTTTCCAAGAATCCAGAAGACTTCTTATCTTTTACACCATCATTTTCAAGGAGAACGCCAGCTAAAACATCAAAAAGAGAAGCGCCAGTTAGAAAGGGTGCG AAGACTGAGCAACAACAGGTTGGAGAACCGGACAATCAAGAAATCATTTCTTATAAACATAAAG TCAAGAAGGGCAGTGAAATCGAAAAtgctgatgaagaagatgttGAAGATGAGTATGGACTGGACAACATTGAATCTTCTGGTATAAGGTCAGATTCTGAGCTAACAGGGGGATCTCATGCTGGAACATCATGTCTGCTCCCTGTAGAG GAGGTTGAATGGAATGAAGATGGGGTGAGCAGTGAAATAAAAGGGAAGGGAAAACTGCCTGAATATCTTGTTGAACACCGAAAAGATCCAGCAACAG ATCATACGAATGATATATTTGAATTGCCTGTAATAACAATGTGGGATTTGACAG GCGAGAAGCTTAGTGGAACTGGAGTTGTTGCTCAAGTTGAATTGACTAAGACTCAAGTTGTCAATGATAATG GTAATCCTGCAGGGTTTTCCAGCCAACAAAATGAGGTCAGAGGAAGACAGGTTGAAACTGGTGTAACAG GTTCTGAAGAAACAATGAGAGAGACAGAAACTCTGGATTCCACAATGGATTACTTGACAAAAGAAGTTCAGGTGACCGTGACTGGAGTATCTGCAACAGCGTCTGCCCATGATCAACCTTTATCACTGTATGTAGATGAAATGCATTCTATAAAAGCCAAAGAGTGCTCAA GTAACCCTGCTGGGACTGCCAAGCAACAAAATGAGGTTGAGCAACAAGACAGTCCACATTCGCCTTTTGTGAGAAGTTCTCCATTTTGGAAAAGTATTGAATCCATGGAAGTATTCAAAAGATTTCCGCAAAGGCCACATTTTCATCCTCTGATGAAGTGTAAAGCGGTTTGTCGCGAAGGATCCGCTCTTGGAAATATGATAACCTTTGCCTCTTTGGTGGAGAAGACTTCCAAGTTGCAAGTTGGCGATCCTAGAGACTTATTTGATAGCAATTTGGAGGCACTAGTTGACTTGGAAATGTTGGGATTTGATGTCACGGCAGTACGGCATCGACTGAAGGAATTGATTGAAATGAAAGTTAAGTTGGGTCAGCTTGAGAACCAATCAAAAGAAGTTGACATTCAGATCACGGAGTGTACTTTTGACAGAGCCAGAAACAATGAAACAATCAGTCAGATTGATAAGGAGATCAAGGACTTGAAGGAAAAACGGGGGACCCTGATGTCAATCGATGTGGCCAAAGGTTCTGAAATTAGCAAGCTGCAATCAGAAGCAAATGCTATCACTGAAGGCATTCAGAGCATCCATCGTGATTTTGAGAAATTAGCTGCTGCAGCATGGTGA
- the LOC117617505 gene encoding DUF724 domain-containing protein 3-like isoform X8 has protein sequence MVVKRSEAHLSKDSKVEVCSNEEGYRGAWFPAIILDPQPSDLSAKKKRKSLGNSSKALVQYETLVFDDDPKKPLTELVDVGSIRPVPPPDNPDQPFEPADVVDSFYQEAWWVGVVMRFKDDNYTVGFKNPPDLLELRRSELRPHWDFLDGVWIRARKERIEETIFSHGTAVEINLNEGNLLYAWFPAIYLGELGVNSFLLQYKSSNNRDVKVVVNGHQIRPQPPKSGKRDFNLMEMVDAFYDMGWWVGEITQILTEEKYMVRSKFTKQVKECSPSELRPHVEWTERGWITKINGTWVDCYKEAHFSVDYEVQSKRACESFRSSEVAKALESSGATKDNNEEKTACSRISWKNQLEHLSPCIDKSPYGKTKKKLKINQKPNDDATILCLSKNPEDFLSFTPSFSRRTPAKTSKREAPVRKGAKTEQQQVGEPDNQEIISYKHKVKKGSEIENADEEDVEDEYGLDNIESSGIRSDSELTGGSHAGTSCLLPVEEVEWNEDGVSSEIKGKGKLPEYLVEHRKDPATGEKLSGTGVVAQVELTKTQVVNDNGSEETMRETETLDSTMDYLTKEVQVTVTGVSATASAHDQPLSLYVDEMHSIKAKECSSNPAGTAKQQNEVEQQDSPHSPFVRSSPFWKSIESMEVFKRFPQRPHFHPLMKCKAVCREGSALGNMITFASLVEKTSKLQVGDPRDLFDSNLEALVDLEMLGFDVTAVRHRLKELIEMKVKLGQLENQSKEVDIQITECTFDRARNNETISQIDKEIKDLKEKRGTLMSIDVAKGSEISKLQSEANAITEGIQSIHRDFEKLAAAAW, from the exons ATGGTGGTGAAGCGGAGCGAAGCGCATTTGAGCAAGGATTCAAAGGTGGAAGTTTGCAGCAACGAAGAGGGTTATAGAGGTGCATGGTTCCCTGCCATAATCCTTGACCCACAACCCTCAGATCTCTCAgcgaagaagaaaaggaagagcCTTGGCAACTCAAGCAAGGCTCTGGTGCAGTACGAGACTCTGGTCTTCGACGATGACCCAAAAAAGCCACTCACTGAGCTCGTTGACGTGGGCTCCATCCGGCCCGTGCCTCCTCCTGACAATCCTGACCAGCCCTTCGAGCCCGCAGACGTCGTAGACTCCTTTTACCAAGAAGCTTGGTGGGTAGGGGTTGTGATGAGGTTTAAGGATGACAACTATACGGTGGGTTTCAAAAACCCACCTGATCTGCTTGAGTTAAGGCGCTCTGAGCTGCGGCCTCATTGGGATTTTCTGGACGGCGTATGGATTCGAGCCCGGAAGGAG AGGATAGAGGAGACAATTTTCAGCCATGGGACAGCAGTGGAAATAAATCTCAACGAAGGCAATCTATTGTATGCTTGGTTCCCAGCAATTTATCTTGGTGAACTAGGGGTTAACTCTTTCTTGCTTCAATATAAGAGCTCAAACAACCGTGATGTTAAAGTGGTTGTAAATGGCCATCAGATTCGGCCTCAGCCTCCGAAGTCTGGCAAAAGAGATTTTAACTTGATGGAAATGGTGGATGCATTCTATGATATGGGTTGGTGGGTCGGAGAGATTACACAAATTCTTACAGAAGAAAAGTATATGGTCCgttcaaaattcacaaagcaGGTAAAGGAATGCAGTCCTTCAGAATTGAGGCCTCATGTGGAATGGACGGAGAGAGGATGGATTACAAAGATCAATGGAACATGGGTTGATTGCTATAAG GAAGCTCACTTTAGTGTGGATTATGAAGTACAATCAAAGCGTGCATGCGAGAGTTTCAGAAGCTCCGAGGTCGCTAAAGCACTTGAAAGTTCAGGTGCTACCAAGGAtaataatgaagaaaaaacagCTTGTTCAAGGATTTCATGGAAGAATCAGTTGGAGCACTTGAGTCCTTGCATTGATAAATCACCATATGGAAAgaccaaaaagaaactaaaaattaatcaGAAACCCAATGATGATGCAACAATTCTATGTCTTTCCAAGAATCCAGAAGACTTCTTATCTTTTACACCATCATTTTCAAGGAGAACGCCAGCTAAAACATCAAAAAGAGAAGCGCCAGTTAGAAAGGGTGCG AAGACTGAGCAACAACAGGTTGGAGAACCGGACAATCAAGAAATCATTTCTTATAAACATAAAG TCAAGAAGGGCAGTGAAATCGAAAAtgctgatgaagaagatgttGAAGATGAGTATGGACTGGACAACATTGAATCTTCTGGTATAAGGTCAGATTCTGAGCTAACAGGGGGATCTCATGCTGGAACATCATGTCTGCTCCCTGTAGAG GAGGTTGAATGGAATGAAGATGGGGTGAGCAGTGAAATAAAAGGGAAGGGAAAACTGCCTGAATATCTTGTTGAACACCGAAAAGATCCAGCAACAG GCGAGAAGCTTAGTGGAACTGGAGTTGTTGCTCAAGTTGAATTGACTAAGACTCAAGTTGTCAATGATAATG GTTCTGAAGAAACAATGAGAGAGACAGAAACTCTGGATTCCACAATGGATTACTTGACAAAAGAAGTTCAGGTGACCGTGACTGGAGTATCTGCAACAGCGTCTGCCCATGATCAACCTTTATCACTGTATGTAGATGAAATGCATTCTATAAAAGCCAAAGAGTGCTCAA GTAACCCTGCTGGGACTGCCAAGCAACAAAATGAGGTTGAGCAACAAGACAGTCCACATTCGCCTTTTGTGAGAAGTTCTCCATTTTGGAAAAGTATTGAATCCATGGAAGTATTCAAAAGATTTCCGCAAAGGCCACATTTTCATCCTCTGATGAAGTGTAAAGCGGTTTGTCGCGAAGGATCCGCTCTTGGAAATATGATAACCTTTGCCTCTTTGGTGGAGAAGACTTCCAAGTTGCAAGTTGGCGATCCTAGAGACTTATTTGATAGCAATTTGGAGGCACTAGTTGACTTGGAAATGTTGGGATTTGATGTCACGGCAGTACGGCATCGACTGAAGGAATTGATTGAAATGAAAGTTAAGTTGGGTCAGCTTGAGAACCAATCAAAAGAAGTTGACATTCAGATCACGGAGTGTACTTTTGACAGAGCCAGAAACAATGAAACAATCAGTCAGATTGATAAGGAGATCAAGGACTTGAAGGAAAAACGGGGGACCCTGATGTCAATCGATGTGGCCAAAGGTTCTGAAATTAGCAAGCTGCAATCAGAAGCAAATGCTATCACTGAAGGCATTCAGAGCATCCATCGTGATTTTGAGAAATTAGCTGCTGCAGCATGGTGA